Part of the Zingiber officinale cultivar Zhangliang chromosome 6A, Zo_v1.1, whole genome shotgun sequence genome, TGAGATTCATCATTTTATTTTCCAAAAGCCATTTATGATGATGAACCTCAACAAGGAATCTAGTGCCCTCCAATCGGAAATAAAAGCAAATTTATCTTATTTGGGAAGTAGGAAAAGCCACACACAACGTTCTCAGATCTAACTATTTCTCCTTCCGAAGTCACACAAGAAGCTTCCCCTTCTGCATCAAATTCAAAGAGAAAATAGTGCATACATCAAGCTATGACAGAGAAGGATATAACTACGGCACGAGTGACAATGATACAGCAATGAAGATACCTCGCACTAAAAATGCCAAAATTATGCGGATTACAACAAAACAGTGATAAAAATAAACAACTCATGCAATTCAGAGAAAATTTGGCATCCTCGAAAGAGTTGTCATACAGACATTGGATCTCTTCACAAGAAGCAACATCATATTAATTTCAAACTACTAATTATCATAATTCAAGAGTCAATCAATCTACGAAGTCATGCGCTTATGTGTTGCATTGAGAAATGCAAAGATATCACCATAAATCTTGTGCGAATCCACCTCAATCTTCATTTCGTCTTCCAAATGCTTCTTCCACTTTGCTTGTAAAGCTTCGGCCTTGGCGGAATCCAACCGCTTCAGACTTGCCTCCAACAGTGCACTCGACAAGCCATATGTTTTCCAATGAGCCTCTGCAGCATCGATCAAATATCGGTAGGATTGACGTGCATCTAATTTTTCTTCGTTCTCCTCAAGATCATCTTTTTCTTCCATCTGCACATCCTTAATCGGCTTCTCTGTCTTCTGTTCCTTCTTAACATTCTTCACGTCCTTCGTGTTATGATCCTTGGTCCAGAGCTCGGCGGCGAGTTCGTAGAGTAGGCCGCCATTCGGTACATGGCTATTGGAAGGCGCCTGGCTGAGCTTGGTGCGCAGACGGCAATACTTATTAAAAACACGTTCCTGCGACAGGGACTCGTGAAGTTTGCCCTTCAATGAGTCGTAGAAGGCGGGCAGGTTAGACTTGGTCGGAAGCAAGCCCGTCAGGCGGCGAAAATCCACGGCACCACGGAGGATCACAATGGCAGCGTCGTCGCCAGAGGGGTCACCGGCTTTGCCGCTGCTCTTCTGCTGACCGGGAGAGGGCTCTGGCGGCGCCGAGTCAAGATTCACGCTTTTACGCTCGCCCTTGGAGCCAGAGGAGCCTCCGTCGTACCTTGTGGTCTTACCTTTGCTGCGGCTCCTCTGCTCAACGGGAGAGGGATCACGCGGTTTCGAGTCGGGACTTAGGGTTTGACGGCCGCCCTTGGAGCC contains:
- the LOC121995281 gene encoding uncharacterized protein LOC121995281, with amino-acid sequence MARDRSPSSDGHKSRRKAKAARHAADSSISKGDRETLNPDSKPRDPSPVEKRSHRKGRISRNADDSSGSKGGRQTLSPDSKPRDPSPVEQRSRSKGKTTRYDGGSSGSKGERKSVNLDSAPPEPSPGQQKSSGKAGDPSGDDAAIVILRGAVDFRRLTGLLPTKSNLPAFYDSLKGKLHESLSQERVFNKYCRLRTKLSQAPSNSHVPNGGLLYELAAELWTKDHNTKDVKNVKKEQKTEKPIKDVQMEEKDDLEENEEKLDARQSYRYLIDAAEAHWKTYGLSSALLEASLKRLDSAKAEALQAKWKKHLEDEMKIEVDSHKIYGDIFAFLNATHKRMTS